A region from the Salidesulfovibrio onnuriiensis genome encodes:
- a CDS encoding cadherin-like domain-containing protein → MTELANGDLVKVWTDYHEGKYGMWAQLYDASGESKGDVTLIGSGYTASSIAPLADGRFVVMWRINKYKTQRIVVSLQDPVPEDTAGNDVIYATDNNDVVTATEGDDLLKGRGGDDTLVGGIGNDTLYGEEGADSLIGGVGADYLDGGEDIDTVSYAASDAGVSIDLAAGTGTGGHAEGDILSNIENVIGSAYDDNITGNDQDNELTGGEGDDTLGGAGGNDTVIYDGDYSDYTVTQNGDGTVTVAWNGTGTNWGTDTLSNIETIKFNDKTIHLDGTNNAPDAVNDTVSAVKDTALTIAVADLLANDSDFDGDDLSITSVSDPVNGTVEIDAEGNVVFTPTADFEGEASFKYTITDVHGATHEAIVTVDVEPVAPPVAIDLDGDGLEFTSLAASMAYMDVDGDGSLEHTAWVGKDDGVLAFDRNHDGTVNGFSEISFAGDHADARTDLEGLALAYDSNHDGMFDSRDDQWSRFGVWQDANSDGVCQHGEFMSMDSVGVESINLVSDPVAAWNGDVWVHGTASATFLDGHSAEVGDIGLGYTEATEPGEMITFGEVPREDSWLHSQLQDLYDAPTDSSSGFDTDIHDHGVLHADAITHVDVPMDSHVDSHMDAHIDLNPHELVQSMAAFHMDDSHVDSDPVVDTHMPDVVHVLWDETPTDDVNS, encoded by the coding sequence ATGACAGAGCTCGCCAATGGTGATCTGGTCAAGGTGTGGACAGATTATCATGAAGGCAAATATGGCATGTGGGCACAGCTTTATGATGCCAGCGGCGAATCAAAAGGTGATGTGACTTTGATTGGTAGTGGCTACACTGCAAGCTCCATTGCGCCTTTGGCGGATGGTCGTTTTGTTGTCATGTGGCGAATCAATAAGTACAAAACTCAGCGAATCGTTGTGAGCCTTCAGGATCCTGTGCCTGAAGATACTGCTGGAAATGATGTCATTTACGCCACCGACAACAATGACGTTGTGACTGCCACGGAAGGCGATGATCTTCTGAAAGGCCGAGGAGGCGATGATACCCTTGTCGGTGGCATAGGCAACGATACGTTGTATGGCGAGGAAGGCGCGGATAGCCTTATTGGCGGAGTGGGGGCTGACTATCTGGATGGCGGCGAAGATATCGATACCGTGAGCTATGCCGCCTCCGACGCGGGAGTATCCATTGATCTTGCCGCTGGAACCGGCACAGGCGGTCACGCTGAGGGTGATATTCTGAGCAATATCGAAAACGTCATTGGCTCGGCCTATGACGACAACATCACCGGCAACGACCAGGATAATGAGCTCACTGGCGGTGAAGGCGATGATACCCTGGGTGGGGCGGGTGGAAACGATACTGTCATATACGATGGCGATTACTCCGACTACACCGTAACACAGAATGGGGATGGCACCGTAACGGTTGCCTGGAATGGTACAGGCACCAATTGGGGGACGGATACTCTCTCCAACATCGAGACAATCAAGTTTAACGACAAGACGATTCATCTCGACGGAACAAATAACGCACCTGACGCAGTTAACGACACGGTTTCGGCGGTCAAGGACACTGCCCTGACCATTGCAGTAGCCGATCTGCTGGCCAATGACTCCGACTTTGACGGGGACGACCTTTCGATTACGTCCGTGAGCGATCCGGTCAACGGCACTGTGGAGATTGATGCCGAGGGCAATGTGGTTTTCACGCCGACCGCCGACTTCGAGGGTGAGGCGTCTTTCAAATACACAATTACAGACGTCCATGGTGCGACCCATGAGGCGATCGTTACCGTGGATGTCGAGCCTGTTGCGCCGCCTGTGGCCATCGACCTGGATGGAGACGGCCTGGAATTTACCTCTCTGGCGGCCTCCATGGCCTATATGGACGTGGATGGTGACGGTTCGCTGGAACATACCGCCTGGGTGGGCAAGGACGACGGAGTGTTGGCCTTTGACCGCAACCATGACGGCACGGTGAATGGTTTCAGCGAGATCTCCTTTGCCGGAGACCACGCGGACGCCAGGACCGACCTCGAAGGCCTGGCGCTGGCATACGACAGCAATCATGACGGTATGTTTGATTCCCGCGATGACCAGTGGAGCCGCTTTGGCGTCTGGCAGGATGCCAACAGTGACGGCGTGTGCCAGCACGGTGAGTTCATGTCCATGGATTCGGTGGGTGTTGAATCGATCAATCTGGTGAGCGATCCGGTTGCGGCCTGGAATGGAGATGTCTGGGTGCATGGTACCGCATCCGCAACCTTCCTGGACGGCCACAGTGCGGAGGTGGGCGATATCGGTCTCGGTTATACCGAGGCCACGGAGCCGGGCGAGATGATCACTTTCGGTGAGGTGCCCCGCGAGGATTCCTGGCTGCACAGCCAGCTTCAGGACCTGTATGACGCCCCGACGGACTCGTCCTCCGGTTTCGATACGGATATCCATGACCATGGCGTGCTTCATGCCGATGCCATTACGCACGTGGACGTCCCGATGGATTCGCATGTGGATTCCCATATGGATGCGCATATTGATCTGAATCCCCATGAACTCGTACAGTCCATGGCGGCCTTCCACATGGATGATAGCCACGTTGACTCCGATCCTGTTGTGGATACCCATATGCCCGACGTCGTTCACGTCCTCTGGGACGAAACGCCCACGGATGATGTGAATTCGTAA
- a CDS encoding bifunctional folylpolyglutamate synthase/dihydrofolate synthase: MAILQTYNDVRAYMDRLGLFSMDLGLGRMESFWAGHHAPSFPIVHVVGTNGKGSTSTFFESVAREHGLRTGLFTSPHFVTPRERIKVDGRMLSREDWLRLANQVLETPGGDTLTYFEFQTCLAMLAFMDKGVDVAIMEAGMGGRYDATNVFSPQLTLFTPIGLDHEKVLGSTINAIAQDKAGAMHADGVAVTGGQEPEAFAVLQGRARALGIEFHEAREVAEEVASPLGLRGEHQRDNARLAVAGWRLFAGLYGVLPDDDAMALGMEQAFIPGRLHMVRPEGMPQFILDGAHNHHALVALGRELRHEGIEPDAIVFNCMADKTLDAMLPLLRGFGAGPILCPGMAFERAAAPEDTARAIGDRAVAYFDLRAALEPLRGTCGVVLICGSLYLLASFYELYPEFLRLKE, encoded by the coding sequence GTGGCGATACTGCAAACATACAACGACGTCAGAGCCTACATGGACCGGCTCGGGCTGTTCAGCATGGATCTCGGGCTGGGCCGCATGGAATCATTCTGGGCCGGGCACCATGCCCCTTCCTTTCCCATCGTGCACGTGGTGGGGACCAACGGCAAGGGGTCCACATCCACGTTTTTCGAGTCCGTGGCCCGCGAGCATGGTTTGCGCACCGGGCTGTTCACCTCGCCCCATTTCGTGACCCCGCGTGAGCGCATCAAGGTGGACGGCCGGATGCTTTCCCGCGAGGACTGGTTGCGTCTGGCCAACCAAGTGCTGGAAACGCCCGGAGGCGACACGCTGACCTATTTCGAATTCCAGACCTGCCTGGCCATGCTGGCGTTCATGGACAAGGGCGTGGATGTGGCCATCATGGAGGCCGGGATGGGCGGCAGGTATGACGCCACCAATGTTTTTTCCCCCCAGCTGACCCTGTTCACACCCATAGGTCTGGACCACGAAAAGGTACTCGGTTCCACCATCAACGCCATTGCGCAGGACAAGGCCGGGGCCATGCATGCCGACGGCGTGGCCGTCACCGGGGGGCAGGAGCCAGAGGCCTTTGCCGTGTTGCAGGGGCGTGCCCGGGCCTTGGGCATAGAATTCCACGAAGCCCGCGAGGTGGCCGAAGAAGTGGCGTCGCCTCTGGGGCTGCGTGGGGAACACCAGCGCGACAACGCACGGCTGGCCGTGGCCGGTTGGCGGCTTTTCGCCGGCTTGTACGGCGTGTTGCCGGATGACGACGCCATGGCGCTCGGCATGGAACAGGCTTTTATCCCGGGCAGGCTCCACATGGTCCGGCCCGAAGGAATGCCGCAGTTCATCCTGGACGGGGCGCACAACCATCATGCCCTGGTGGCCCTGGGCCGGGAATTGCGCCACGAAGGCATCGAACCTGACGCCATTGTCTTCAACTGCATGGCCGACAAGACTTTGGACGCCATGCTGCCCCTGTTGCGCGGCTTTGGAGCGGGACCCATTCTTTGCCCGGGCATGGCGTTCGAGCGGGCAGCAGCACCGGAGGATACGGCCCGGGCCATAGGAGACAGGGCCGTGGCGTATTTCGACCTGCGCGCCGCGTTGGAGCCCCTTCGCGGAACCTGCGGCGTGGTGCTCATCTGCGGTTCCCTGTATTTACTGGCTTCCTTTTATGAGCTATACCCGGAGTTCCTGCGGCTGAAGGAATAG
- a CDS encoding Ig-like domain-containing protein: MGYKEGAQTDLEGLTAFDTNNDGLLDANDADFGKFRVWQDLDQDGESDEGELKTLEEAGITSFELTSDGVREERGSNTIFGTGKYHKQGQHNQTNGETGDFTDTAFGYSDYGFKDLEDGRKVLGSAEGTQLLSNENATDDLSIDVSQIDYDGYVSGSGNDELVSNVDEDVLLDGRAGNDTITGGAGNDWLSGGQGADVISGGEGSDVIFMDAEDLTLGSVDGGEGFDIGVVSSEDAVSMDLSEHDLEAVIGNKGDDVFSTSGDSGIYVDGKEGNDQLTGSDQGDVLIGGEGSDTLSGGAGNDWLFVDSEDSLDNISGGEGSDTLVVQDEVGMEIDLGAVDVETAIGGTGDDTLWSSSADAVNIDGGEGDDSIHGGVSDDYLFGGVGNDTIHGGGGNDVIDGWTGDDTLTGGAGNDIFVFGHGRGNDVITDGSEGDHIWLSQDVDIEDVEIVHEGDNYILTLTDTGETLTVSDQIGGFYISNTNNGQPGFINLTGKAGRDKLMFSGNRDGYIFTLGDEDSMWGNDAGNYINGGEGKDTLLGFGGDDTLAGGAGADVLNGGGYETLTFQGIGVAGYRHEDIHFNSSGAGNDTATYNASDAGVDVDLNRGTGKGGYAEGDKLTSIENLTGSEYNDTLSGTNAANVLKGRAGDDIIDARGGDDIIEGGEGNDSISGGAGNDLITGGKGDDTIDGGAGNDLVNYADEYVSVNVDLEAGTATSSTGNDTLSNVESVMGSFRSDTIAGSSEDNELYGAWGNDKLYGRDGDDYLDGGAHNDLLDGGTGDDELLGGSGDDTLLGGEGVDTLDAGTGDDSLDGGAGNDLLTGGEGDDTLGGGDGVDTLYGGLGNDILDGGSGDDLVVDLKGNNTLNGGEGNDYVVGSDGDDTYVGSAGNDTFFGNDGNDTAQFEGDYVDYSVVREGGRVVVTKLETGDVTVLVDVDELKFDDQTIKVADLPISDMALPDDDEEEISYARPVLTTAEMMAKAAALGVAVVLVTEESSDANILTKLGQPDEPAGVPGGAADDGGSATTVAGAADIADVYAAAENGSPSADDTTQGGVVVPPEGGSAGLVASGDENPQSTADMPTGPVFGDYDGQVGAGSGVTVTGDGDTSGGGDTPANAAADDTGGSAIELDAIGDVIVDLNPTANGKEGEAISLDLNADVSGIDFVARPFIISGVPDGVTLSAGIESSPGTWSLSQGDLGGLKLVLPEEWATDFELKVTTTGYTESGPVRASKTVTQSFTVVVEASSEVPTISVDAETISTSSTSANQNVYAKAGVETLVGGGDDIVRGSGGNDVIYGDKFAEGATATASLTIDADMVNPDSDGTESLTVTVFGVPEGGSLSAGVEAEPGIWLLQPNELAELSITVPASGEDYTLYAVATTTDIDPDSGPVPTASQPMEIVVKASDLAGNDTLYGNAGNDSIYGQGGNDTIYGGVGDDVLGGGDGDDEIHFDKGDTVVGGDGFDTAIYTETGDLKFDLGESQIEKLVASQGDDTLFTAAAASVDIDAGAGNDIVNGGMGNDSLSGGEGDDIVVGGSWNDIIKGGAGRDSLSGGAGDDVVYVDADDDLSFLSGGSDDDTLYIESGIGLSLDAGATGFEHVFAGSGDDTLGTTGDDAVELDGGAGNDVIYSGKGADTLRGGEGSDTLSFRSSETAVTINLKGTSSGGYAEGDVISGIEVIEGSGHDDTFMGSAGDDTFIGGDGTDKAVYDGNRDDFTIQRTSEGSIVIGEGTDTLKSFERLQFGDGEIELKDFALDSLVSLKTGESAEGKLGGIGQGLTYSIENGPAGGSVTLHDDGTYSYQCNDDYYGSDSFTYKAVDEFGIEHMGTVELNVVAENMSPDIYTSDTLDNVFALPGGRVVFS; encoded by the coding sequence GTGGGCTACAAGGAAGGGGCGCAGACCGACCTTGAGGGCCTGACAGCGTTCGACACCAACAACGACGGGCTGCTGGACGCCAATGACGCGGATTTCGGCAAGTTCCGTGTCTGGCAGGACCTGGACCAGGACGGCGAGTCCGACGAGGGCGAACTCAAGACCTTGGAAGAGGCGGGCATTACCTCCTTTGAGCTGACCAGTGACGGCGTACGCGAGGAGCGCGGTTCCAATACCATCTTCGGCACCGGCAAATACCACAAGCAGGGCCAGCATAATCAAACCAACGGCGAGACCGGCGATTTCACGGATACCGCTTTCGGATACAGCGACTATGGCTTTAAGGATCTGGAGGATGGCCGCAAGGTTCTCGGCAGCGCCGAGGGCACGCAGCTGCTTTCCAACGAGAATGCCACCGATGATCTTTCCATTGATGTTTCCCAGATAGACTATGACGGCTACGTGTCCGGTTCCGGCAATGACGAACTCGTCTCCAACGTGGACGAAGACGTGTTGCTGGACGGCCGTGCAGGCAACGACACCATCACGGGCGGCGCAGGCAATGATTGGCTTTCCGGCGGCCAAGGTGCGGATGTCATCAGCGGCGGCGAGGGCTCGGACGTCATCTTCATGGACGCCGAAGACCTGACCTTGGGCAGCGTGGACGGCGGCGAAGGTTTCGACATCGGGGTCGTCTCCTCGGAAGACGCCGTGAGCATGGACCTTTCCGAGCACGACCTTGAAGCCGTCATCGGCAACAAGGGCGACGATGTCTTCTCCACCTCCGGCGATTCCGGCATCTACGTGGACGGCAAGGAAGGCAACGACCAGCTCACGGGCAGCGACCAGGGCGACGTGCTTATCGGCGGCGAGGGAAGCGATACCCTTTCCGGCGGTGCTGGCAACGATTGGCTCTTTGTGGACAGCGAGGACAGCCTCGACAATATCTCCGGTGGTGAAGGGTCGGATACCCTCGTTGTGCAGGACGAGGTTGGCATGGAGATCGACCTCGGCGCGGTGGACGTGGAGACGGCCATCGGTGGTACGGGCGACGATACGCTTTGGTCCAGCTCTGCCGACGCCGTAAACATCGACGGCGGCGAAGGCGACGACTCCATCCACGGCGGTGTCTCTGACGACTATCTGTTCGGCGGCGTTGGCAATGACACCATTCATGGCGGTGGCGGTAATGACGTCATCGACGGCTGGACTGGCGACGACACCCTGACCGGCGGTGCTGGCAACGACATTTTTGTCTTTGGTCATGGCCGAGGCAACGACGTCATCACCGATGGTAGCGAAGGCGACCACATCTGGCTTTCACAGGACGTGGACATCGAGGATGTCGAGATCGTCCACGAAGGCGACAACTATATTCTGACCCTGACCGATACGGGCGAAACTCTGACCGTCTCCGACCAGATCGGCGGATTCTACATTTCCAACACCAATAACGGCCAGCCCGGCTTTATCAACCTGACCGGCAAGGCTGGCCGGGACAAGCTCATGTTCTCGGGCAACCGGGACGGTTATATCTTCACCCTGGGCGACGAAGACTCCATGTGGGGCAATGACGCCGGAAACTACATCAACGGTGGTGAAGGAAAGGATACGCTGCTCGGTTTCGGCGGCGACGACACCTTGGCCGGTGGCGCAGGAGCGGATGTGCTCAACGGTGGCGGCTATGAGACCCTGACCTTCCAGGGGATTGGCGTTGCCGGGTATCGGCATGAAGATATTCATTTTAATTCCAGCGGGGCCGGGAATGACACCGCTACCTACAACGCCTCGGATGCCGGGGTCGACGTCGATCTGAATCGCGGCACCGGCAAGGGCGGTTATGCCGAGGGTGATAAGCTTACCAGCATCGAGAACCTGACCGGCTCCGAATATAATGATACCCTCAGCGGCACCAATGCCGCCAATGTGCTCAAGGGACGCGCTGGTGATGACATTATTGACGCCCGTGGTGGCGACGACATCATCGAAGGCGGCGAAGGCAACGACAGTATCAGCGGTGGGGCAGGCAACGACCTGATTACCGGCGGCAAGGGGGACGATACCATTGACGGCGGTGCGGGGAATGACCTTGTCAATTACGCCGATGAATACGTTTCGGTGAACGTTGATCTTGAGGCCGGAACCGCCACCAGCTCCACGGGCAATGACACTTTGAGCAATGTCGAAAGTGTCATGGGATCGTTCCGTTCGGATACCATTGCCGGCAGCTCGGAAGATAACGAGCTTTACGGCGCATGGGGCAACGACAAGCTTTATGGTCGCGACGGGGATGACTATCTCGACGGCGGTGCCCACAACGACCTGCTGGACGGCGGCACGGGCGACGACGAGTTGCTCGGCGGCAGCGGGGATGACACGCTGCTGGGCGGCGAGGGCGTTGACACACTTGATGCCGGAACCGGCGATGACTCGCTGGACGGCGGTGCAGGCAACGACCTGCTCACCGGCGGCGAAGGAGACGACACCCTCGGCGGCGGAGATGGTGTCGACACGCTTTATGGAGGGCTGGGCAACGATATCCTCGATGGCGGTTCCGGCGACGACCTTGTTGTCGACTTGAAGGGTAACAACACCTTGAACGGCGGCGAAGGCAATGACTATGTCGTCGGCAGCGATGGGGACGATACCTATGTCGGCAGCGCCGGGAACGACACCTTCTTCGGCAATGACGGCAATGATACGGCCCAGTTTGAAGGCGATTATGTCGACTACTCGGTGGTCCGCGAGGGAGGCCGGGTGGTGGTTACCAAGCTGGAAACCGGCGATGTCACCGTGCTGGTGGACGTGGACGAACTCAAGTTCGACGACCAGACCATCAAGGTGGCCGACCTGCCTATTTCAGACATGGCTTTGCCGGACGACGATGAGGAAGAAATTTCATATGCGCGCCCGGTTTTAACCACGGCCGAGATGATGGCCAAGGCTGCTGCGCTCGGCGTGGCGGTAGTGCTTGTTACCGAGGAGTCCTCCGACGCCAACATCCTGACCAAGCTTGGCCAGCCGGACGAGCCCGCCGGGGTGCCCGGGGGGGCCGCGGACGACGGCGGCAGTGCAACGACCGTTGCAGGGGCTGCGGATATTGCCGATGTGTACGCAGCGGCGGAAAACGGTTCTCCGTCGGCGGATGATACTACGCAGGGCGGAGTCGTTGTTCCTCCTGAGGGTGGCTCCGCAGGTCTTGTTGCATCCGGCGATGAGAATCCCCAATCGACGGCGGATATGCCGACAGGCCCCGTGTTTGGCGATTATGACGGACAGGTCGGGGCTGGCTCTGGTGTGACTGTGACAGGCGATGGCGACACAAGTGGCGGTGGAGATACTCCTGCGAATGCTGCTGCCGACGACACTGGCGGTTCCGCAATTGAACTGGATGCCATAGGAGATGTCATTGTCGACCTGAATCCTACAGCCAACGGCAAGGAAGGCGAAGCCATTTCATTGGATCTCAATGCCGATGTCTCTGGTATCGATTTTGTCGCTCGTCCATTCATAATTTCCGGTGTGCCCGACGGTGTGACGCTTTCGGCAGGTATCGAGTCCTCGCCGGGCACGTGGTCGCTGAGTCAGGGCGACCTGGGCGGCTTGAAACTTGTCCTGCCAGAGGAGTGGGCCACGGATTTCGAGCTGAAGGTGACCACTACAGGCTACACCGAGTCCGGTCCGGTCCGCGCCAGCAAAACCGTGACTCAATCGTTCACCGTTGTGGTGGAAGCCTCTTCCGAAGTGCCGACCATCAGCGTGGATGCGGAAACCATTTCCACCTCCAGCACGTCCGCCAACCAGAACGTATATGCCAAGGCTGGCGTGGAAACGCTTGTGGGCGGTGGCGATGACATTGTGCGAGGCTCCGGCGGCAATGACGTTATTTACGGCGACAAGTTCGCGGAAGGAGCAACGGCGACGGCGAGCCTGACCATTGATGCGGACATGGTGAATCCGGATTCGGACGGCACCGAAAGTCTGACCGTGACCGTGTTCGGCGTGCCCGAAGGTGGCAGCCTGAGCGCCGGGGTTGAAGCCGAGCCGGGTATTTGGCTCCTGCAGCCGAATGAGTTGGCGGAGCTTTCCATTACAGTGCCCGCGAGCGGTGAGGATTATACTCTCTACGCCGTGGCGACAACAACGGACATCGATCCTGATTCCGGGCCGGTGCCCACTGCATCACAGCCCATGGAAATCGTGGTCAAGGCTTCCGATTTGGCCGGGAACGACACTCTTTACGGCAATGCTGGGAACGACAGCATCTACGGCCAGGGCGGCAATGACACAATTTACGGCGGAGTGGGTGATGATGTCTTGGGCGGCGGTGACGGCGACGATGAAATCCATTTTGACAAGGGGGATACCGTTGTCGGAGGAGACGGTTTTGATACCGCCATCTACACCGAAACAGGCGATTTGAAATTCGACCTGGGAGAAAGCCAGATCGAGAAGCTCGTGGCCAGTCAGGGTGATGATACGTTGTTTACTGCAGCCGCAGCCAGCGTCGATATTGATGCCGGTGCCGGTAATGACATCGTCAATGGAGGCATGGGCAACGACTCTCTGAGTGGGGGCGAAGGGGATGATATTGTCGTCGGTGGAAGCTGGAACGACATCATCAAGGGCGGCGCAGGCAGGGATAGCCTGAGCGGCGGCGCTGGCGACGATGTTGTTTATGTAGACGCCGACGATGACCTGAGCTTCCTGTCCGGCGGTAGTGATGACGATACGTTGTATATCGAGTCTGGTATTGGTCTTTCCCTTGACGCCGGGGCAACAGGGTTTGAGCATGTCTTTGCCGGTTCCGGCGACGATACCCTCGGGACTACTGGCGACGATGCCGTGGAATTGGACGGCGGAGCAGGGAACGACGTCATCTACAGCGGCAAGGGGGCCGATACCCTGCGCGGCGGCGAAGGCAGCGACACCTTGTCCTTCAGAAGCTCGGAGACTGCCGTCACCATCAATCTCAAGGGGACGAGCTCCGGCGGATATGCCGAGGGCGATGTCATCAGCGGCATTGAGGTCATCGAAGGCTCCGGCCATGATGATACGTTTATGGGCAGCGCTGGTGACGATACGTTCATTGGTGGCGATGGAACGGACAAAGCCGTCTACGATGGCAACCGGGATGATTTCACCATTCAGCGCACTTCGGAAGGCTCTATTGTCATAGGTGAGGGCACCGATACTTTGAAGTCGTTTGAGAGGCTTCAGTTTGGCGATGGCGAAATAGAACTCAAAGATTTTGCTCTCGATAGCCTTGTCTCACTGAAGACAGGGGAGTCCGCAGAAGGCAAACTCGGTGGTATCGGGCAGGGCCTGACCTACAGCATTGAAAACGGGCCTGCCGGTGGCAGCGTGACTCTCCATGATGATGGAACTTACTCATATCAGTGCAACGATGATTATTACGGGAGTGATAGTTTTACGTACAAGGCTGTCGATGAATTCGGCATTGAACATATGGGAACTGTTGAGTTGAATGTTGTTGCCGAAAATATGTCTCCAGACATATATACAAGTGATACTCTTGATAATGTTTTTGCACTTCCTGGAGGTCGAGTTGTATTTAGTTAG
- the selA gene encoding L-seryl-tRNA(Sec) selenium transferase translates to MSQLFRHLPSVDIVLAELERDESLRCLPRPLVRDLINEFLDIKREEIRSGVVSEAGELALGVLLPRLAAFVRAKARPHFRRVLNVTGVVVHTNMGRSLLAREAVEAVSKACAHYSNLEFDLETGERGSRYSHVEKLLCDITGAEAALVVNNNAAAVFIMLETLAKGREVVVSRGQLVEIGGSFRIPDVMSKSGAILREVGATNRTHVHDYERAIGDNTAALMRVHTSNFRLIGFTKEVSLEEMRQLGDRYGLPVLEDLGSGSLFRFDGTGLINEPTVQEVVAQGADVVSFSGDKVLGGPQAGIIVGRREWIERIKRNPVNRALRIDKMTLAALEATLRLYLDMDKARESVPTLNMITMDYKTLRGRAGRLAKTLRAELGDAADIAIRKGVSRVGGGAFPEQDIATSLVAVNPKNISVRELKKRLLDTEPPLVGRIEDEGFCLDPRTLDPRENGLAAKALKQALGIA, encoded by the coding sequence GTGTCGCAACTCTTTCGCCATCTGCCGTCCGTGGATATCGTTCTTGCGGAACTGGAAAGGGACGAATCCCTGCGTTGCCTGCCCCGTCCGCTGGTCCGCGACCTGATCAATGAATTTCTGGATATCAAGCGCGAGGAGATCAGGTCCGGCGTGGTTTCCGAGGCTGGCGAGCTGGCTCTGGGCGTCTTGCTGCCCCGGCTGGCGGCCTTTGTCCGGGCCAAGGCCCGGCCGCACTTCCGGCGCGTGCTCAACGTCACGGGCGTGGTGGTGCACACCAACATGGGCCGGTCGCTGCTGGCCAGGGAGGCCGTGGAAGCGGTCAGCAAGGCTTGCGCCCACTATTCCAACCTCGAATTCGACCTGGAGACGGGAGAGCGGGGCAGCCGCTACAGCCACGTGGAAAAGCTGCTCTGCGACATCACCGGCGCCGAGGCCGCCCTGGTGGTCAACAACAACGCCGCGGCCGTGTTCATCATGCTCGAAACCCTGGCCAAAGGGCGCGAGGTGGTGGTCTCCCGCGGTCAGCTCGTGGAGATCGGCGGCTCGTTTCGTATACCGGACGTCATGTCCAAGAGCGGGGCCATCCTGCGCGAGGTGGGGGCCACCAACCGCACCCACGTGCACGATTACGAACGGGCCATTGGCGACAACACTGCCGCGCTCATGCGCGTGCATACCTCCAATTTTCGGCTCATCGGTTTCACCAAGGAAGTTTCGCTGGAAGAGATGCGTCAGCTCGGCGACCGCTACGGTCTGCCCGTGCTGGAGGATCTGGGCAGCGGCAGCCTGTTCCGTTTCGACGGCACCGGACTCATCAACGAACCCACAGTGCAGGAAGTGGTGGCGCAGGGGGCGGACGTTGTTTCCTTTTCGGGCGACAAGGTGCTCGGCGGACCGCAGGCAGGCATTATCGTGGGCCGCAGGGAATGGATCGAGCGCATCAAGCGCAATCCTGTGAACCGCGCCCTGCGCATCGACAAGATGACCCTGGCCGCCCTGGAGGCCACGTTGCGCCTGTACCTGGACATGGACAAGGCGCGCGAGTCCGTGCCCACCCTGAACATGATCACCATGGATTACAAGACCCTGCGCGGCCGTGCCGGGCGGCTGGCCAAGACGTTGCGGGCCGAGCTGGGCGACGCGGCGGACATCGCCATCCGCAAGGGCGTTTCCCGCGTGGGCGGCGGCGCGTTCCCGGAGCAGGATATTGCCACCTCGCTGGTAGCCGTGAATCCGAAAAACATTTCCGTGCGCGAACTCAAGAAACGCCTGCTCGATACCGAGCCGCCCCTGGTGGGGAGGATCGAGGACGAAGGATTCTGCCTGGACCCGCGCACCCTTGATCCCCGGGAAAATGGGCTCGCCGCAAAAGCGCTGAAGCAGGCCCTGGGGATTGCATAA